The nucleotide window TCTCCGTAGTTGCGCACGTACATGATGCCCAGGCGGGCGAAGCGTTCGCGTACCTGCGGATCGATGCCACGGGTAATGGCGCGGGTATCGCCGATCGGCGTTTCACCACGCCATTGCGGGGCGACGTCGCACCACAGGAAAATCTTCAACGGGAACACCGGTGAGTAAGAGTGTTCATTGTGCGGGAAAATGCGCTGGTCTTGCGGGTAGTCGGTGGAGGTGTAGATGTTCAGGCGTGGATCGACCTGCGTCCTCGGCGAGGCCCTGAATTTGTACTCCAGCGCACCGCCCGACAACGAGCTGATGCATTGGTCGAAGGCCGTGGCATTGTCGACCTGGAAATTACGAAACAGCAATGCGCCGTGTTCCAGGAGTTTGCGCTCGATCAGTTCCCGTTGCCGCTGCGCCCAGGCGATCAGGTTGACACCGGGGCTGGCGGGTTCGCACAGCAATGTGTAGTTCTGACCGTCATTGAGCGGCTTGAATGTGACCAGTGCGTCTTCATCCAGGCGAATCGGCTTGCGGCGCATGCCGCCCAAGGTAGGTGTCGCGGGACCATTCATGTCTTATCCCTCCATAGAGTCAGTGGTAAATCGAGTACGCCGACGTGCGCTGCCCAACCGTGCCAGGCTCTGCTCGTTGCGTGCGCTCAGATGCTTCATGCGTTGTTCATGTGTTTGCCGTTTCAGGTCCTGGGCGAGGTCGTCGATCAGTCGCTCCGGGTCCGTGACGACGTGCTCCAGCAGCGTGCTGAAGGCATTGGCGAAAGCCTCGGCCGTTGTCGCGTCGAACAAGTCGGTGCTGTATTTGAGGGTGCAGGCCAGGGCGCCCCGGTCTTCTTCCACGGTGAGGTGCAGGTCCAGTTGTGACTGGCCGTGCTCGATGCGCTCGGGCAGAACTTCCAGCCCCGGCATTTGCAGCACGCTTGCCGGTTGGTTCTGCAGCACCAGCTTGACCTGGAACAACGGGTTGTAAGCGAGGCTGCGCGGCGGGTTGAGCGCTTCAACCAGCTTGTTGAAAGGCAACTCCTGATGTTTGAAGGCGTCCAGTACCTGGGGGCGCAGGCGCTGGATCAGCCCGCTGAACGTCGGGTTGCCGGTCAGATCGCCACGCAGGGCCAACTGATTGATGAAAAAGCCGATAAGCCCTTCGGTTTCCGCGCGGTTGCGGTTGGCTACGTCGGTGCCGATCACCGGATACTGGCGACCGCTTTGGGCATACAGGCACACCTGCAAAGCCCCCAGCAAGCCGATGAACAAGGTCGCCCCGTTGGTCAGGCAAAGCTGTTTCAGGGCTTGGGTGGTGGGCTCGCCAATCTGGAACGACCAGCGTGCACCTTGTCCGCTCATGGCCGCCGGGCGCGGCCTGTCACTGAGCAGGTCCAGCGGCGGCTGAGGTTCGCCAAGCGCCTGCTTCCAGTAGCCAAGCTGACGCTCAAGCATCGGCTCATCCAGGTATCGCTGTTGCCAGGCTGCATAGTCGCAGTACTGGATGGGCAATGGCGCCAGCGTTGGAGTTTCACCACTCAGGGCGGTGCGATAGAGGTGAGTCAATTCGCTCACCAGCAGGCCCATGGACCAACCGTCGGAAACGATATGGTGCAGCACCAGCAACAGCAGGTGCTCATTGTCCCGCAGCTTGATCACATGCAAACGCAGCAACGGAGCCTGGCGCAGATCGATAGGGCGTGTCGCCAGGTCGATTAACAACCGTCGTGCCGCGTTTTCGGATGCTTCGACAGGCAGGGCACTGAGGTCATGCAATGGCATCGGCAGATCGATATCTGCCTGCACTTGAACGAAGAGTTCCGCGTCCCGTTCGTGGAAGCTGCTGCGCAATGCTTCATGGCGCTGCACCAACCCCCGGAATGCCTGATGCAACGCGTCGATCTCCAGGTGACCGCGCAAGCGCGCCGCGCTGGGAATGTGGTACGCCGCGCTCTCGGGTTGCATGGCCTGCACCAGCCACATTCCCTGTTGTGCATGGGACAGCAACTGCCGGCCATGAGACGGGACAGGGGCGGGCCCTATTGGTTGCTCGCTGCTGGCCTCGGCCCTGGACAGCGCAAGCGCCAGTTGCGCGATGGTCGGTGCTTCGAAAAGCGCCCGCAGGGGCAGTTCGATGTTCAGCGTCAGGCGAATTCGCGTGACCAGTTGAGCGGCCAGCAACGAGTGCCCACCCAGGGCGAAAAAGTTGTCGTGCAGGTCTATGGATTCCAGCCCGAGTACTTCTTGCCAGAGCATCAGCAACTGCTTCTCCTGCGGGGTATCGGGCCCTCGCACCTGTGTGGCTTGCAGCGAATAATCGGGGGCCGGCAGCGCCGCTCTGTTGAGCTTGCCACCCGGGGTCAACGGTATGTGCTCAAGGGAGACGAAGGCGGACGGCACCATGTAGTCAGGCAAGTGTTCGGCAATGTGTTCGCGCAAGGCGGTGGGTGCCAAGGGTTCTGCCTGGTAAACCACATAGGCGACCAGGCGACGATCGCCAGGCCGGTCCTCACGCACGATCACCAAGGCCTGGCGTACCTCTGGATGACTCTGCAAGCGTGATTCGATCTCGCCCAATTCAATACGAAAGCCCCGCAGCTTGACCTGTTGGTCGATCCGGCCGAGGTATTCGTAGGTGCCGTTGGGCAAGCGCCGCACCCGATCACCGGTGCGGTACAGGCGGCTGCCCGGCGGGCCGAACGGGTCGGGGCAGAAGCGTTCGGCAGTCAGCCCCGGAACGTCGTGATAACCGCGGGACAACAATGAGCCGCCAATGCACAGCTCCCCGGGCACACCGGCAGGCGCGAGGTTGTCATCGCGGTCGAGCAGGTAATAGGCGCGGCCGTGCAAGGGGGCGCCGATCGGCATTTGCAGTGGCAAGTGTTCACTGGCCAGCAGTTCGGTGCAGTCCTGAATACTCGACACCACGGTGATCTCCGTGGGGCCGTAGATGTTCAGCAGCCGGACATGACTCAGCCCGGCCTTGCGCCAGGCGTTGAGCCCTTCGGGAGGCATGGCTTCGCCACCGACGCTGACCAGACGCAGGGTACCGTAGGCGGTGGCCGGATCCAGGGCGAAATCCTGGGCCAGTTGGTACCAATAGGCGGTGGTCAGGCAGGCTGCCACGGTGATGCCATGGCGATACAGTCGGGCGAGGAATTCGCGGCTGTCCCATAACTCGGGGCCGCGCACGACCAGGCTGGCGCCGCATACCAGTGGAGGAAACAGCTGATCGACGAAACCATCGAAGTTGAACGTGGAGAACTGCAACACCCGATCTTCGGCGCTGACACCGTAATAGGTGCGAGCGACTTCGGTATAACCGGCCAGGGAACGGTGAGTGACCGCGACGCCCTTGGGCTTGCCCGTGGAGCCGGAGGTGTAGATGACATAGGCCAGTTGTTCGCGATGCACGGTCCGGCCCGCCATGACGGGTTGAAGTCCAGGCATTGGCGGGAGTGCGCGGACGTCCAGGCACGGCCGTTGATAAGGCTTGACCGCCGGCGCTGTGGACGCGTCGACCAACACCAGGCGAATGTCGGCATCGTCGATCATGTGAGCCAGGCGTTCGGCTGGAAATTGTGGGTCCAGCGGCACAAAGGCAAGCCCTGCTTTCAATGTGCCGAACACTGCCGCGATGATGTCCAGCCCCCGGGGCAGGCACAGCCCGATGCGCGCTTCCGGTGGCAGGTCGAGCGCCAGCAGATGTTGGGCAATATGGTCAGCCCGACGTTGCAGTTCGGCGTAGGTCCAAGTCTGGTCATCGTGGATCAGCGCCAGGCTGTCCGGGGTTTTCGACGCTTGCGCCGCCAGTCGCAGATGGACCATTTCGGGCAGTGGCGAAAGCGGCAATGAAGCCTGGCACTGAGCCAACAGACGCTGCTCGGCTTCGGCATCGCGTATCGGCAGATGACCGATCATGCCGTCGGGAGCCTGTACCAAGCCCTGCAAAAGGGCGCTGTAAGCCCGACCATGGTTGACGATGCTGTCATGTTCGAATAGATCGCCATTGTAGGTGAAGCACACCTCAAGCCGGTCGCTGCGCTCCGACACGTTGAGCACCAGGTCCAGTTGCGCGGTCATCTGCTGGCGTTCGATTTCCTCGATCTCAAGTCCTGGCAGTTGCAGGCGACGCGGCGCGTGATCGTCGAGCAGGTTGAACATCACCTGAAACAAGGGGGGGTGGGAAAGATGGCGTTCAGGTTCGAGTGCCTGGACCAGTCGCTCGAAGGGCAGCTGCTGATGTTCCAGGGCACTGCGTCGCACGTTGTTGACGTCGTCCATCACCTCATTGAAGGTGCGTCGGCCGTTGAGTTCGCAGCGCATGACCAGGGTGTTGATGAAGCAGCCGATCAACCCTTCGGTTTCCACACGTGTGCGGTTGGCCACTGGCACGCCGACACGCAGGTCGGTCTGGCCGCTTAGGCGATACAGCAGAACG belongs to Pseudomonas sp. B21-028 and includes:
- a CDS encoding TauD/TfdA family dioxygenase, translated to MNGPATPTLGGMRRKPIRLDEDALVTFKPLNDGQNYTLLCEPASPGVNLIAWAQRQRELIERKLLEHGALLFRNFQVDNATAFDQCISSLSGGALEYKFRASPRTQVDPRLNIYTSTDYPQDQRIFPHNEHSYSPVFPLKIFLWCDVAPQWRGETPIGDTRAITRGIDPQVRERFARLGIMYVRNYGDGFGLPWQTVFQTEDRAQVEAYCASVGIQTQWKDNNRLRTRQVGPALVRHPRTDEILWFNHATFFHVSTLPASVGNALQADFADADDLPQNTFYGDGSPIEPEVLEHLRAVYLQNMIEFSWQRGDVLLLDNMLSVHARNEYNGPRRILVSMAEALNSTDVALKP
- a CDS encoding non-ribosomal peptide synthetase, which gives rise to MEINPNQLAERIARLTPHKREAFAAALAAQGIQLNRLPIVPSPDEGPRPLSWAQQRLWFLHRLDPDSSAYNMPAALRLRGALNFGALQHGFDQLVARHGILRSTFHEAEGKAHQIIHEQLPLALPLIDLSDEPDSDRESRLQHLIDSETNRTFDLQQAPLRCLLVKLGDDEHVLILTAQHIVADGWSLGILVKELSAFYSAALEGIEAQLPALPVQYADYALWQQTCLSDSALASELNYWREHLAGEQPLLELPTDRPRQKHSSGRGARHYLSVDPTLTEGLRELAKARGTTLFTVLLSAFNVLLYRLSGQTDLRVGVPVANRTRVETEGLIGCFINTLVMRCELNGRRTFNEVMDDVNNVRRSALEHQQLPFERLVQALEPERHLSHPPLFQVMFNLLDDHAPRRLQLPGLEIEEIERQQMTAQLDLVLNVSERSDRLEVCFTYNGDLFEHDSIVNHGRAYSALLQGLVQAPDGMIGHLPIRDAEAEQRLLAQCQASLPLSPLPEMVHLRLAAQASKTPDSLALIHDDQTWTYAELQRRADHIAQHLLALDLPPEARIGLCLPRGLDIIAAVFGTLKAGLAFVPLDPQFPAERLAHMIDDADIRLVLVDASTAPAVKPYQRPCLDVRALPPMPGLQPVMAGRTVHREQLAYVIYTSGSTGKPKGVAVTHRSLAGYTEVARTYYGVSAEDRVLQFSTFNFDGFVDQLFPPLVCGASLVVRGPELWDSREFLARLYRHGITVAACLTTAYWYQLAQDFALDPATAYGTLRLVSVGGEAMPPEGLNAWRKAGLSHVRLLNIYGPTEITVVSSIQDCTELLASEHLPLQMPIGAPLHGRAYYLLDRDDNLAPAGVPGELCIGGSLLSRGYHDVPGLTAERFCPDPFGPPGSRLYRTGDRVRRLPNGTYEYLGRIDQQVKLRGFRIELGEIESRLQSHPEVRQALVIVREDRPGDRRLVAYVVYQAEPLAPTALREHIAEHLPDYMVPSAFVSLEHIPLTPGGKLNRAALPAPDYSLQATQVRGPDTPQEKQLLMLWQEVLGLESIDLHDNFFALGGHSLLAAQLVTRIRLTLNIELPLRALFEAPTIAQLALALSRAEASSEQPIGPAPVPSHGRQLLSHAQQGMWLVQAMQPESAAYHIPSAARLRGHLEIDALHQAFRGLVQRHEALRSSFHERDAELFVQVQADIDLPMPLHDLSALPVEASENAARRLLIDLATRPIDLRQAPLLRLHVIKLRDNEHLLLLVLHHIVSDGWSMGLLVSELTHLYRTALSGETPTLAPLPIQYCDYAAWQQRYLDEPMLERQLGYWKQALGEPQPPLDLLSDRPRPAAMSGQGARWSFQIGEPTTQALKQLCLTNGATLFIGLLGALQVCLYAQSGRQYPVIGTDVANRNRAETEGLIGFFINQLALRGDLTGNPTFSGLIQRLRPQVLDAFKHQELPFNKLVEALNPPRSLAYNPLFQVKLVLQNQPASVLQMPGLEVLPERIEHGQSQLDLHLTVEEDRGALACTLKYSTDLFDATTAEAFANAFSTLLEHVVTDPERLIDDLAQDLKRQTHEQRMKHLSARNEQSLARLGSARRRTRFTTDSMEG